The Amphiura filiformis chromosome 1, Afil_fr2py, whole genome shotgun sequence nucleotide sequence TTCCTGATCGTCATAGAGTGTCTAAAGCAGTTCTACCACATGTTTTGGGAAGCCCATTGATACTAAGGTGTCACACAgtttttgatgttgaaaagtatcaaatgcttttgaatagTCGATGAAGCACATGTAGACTGGACGGTTGAATTCAATAGCTTTCTCTGTAATATTTCTGATGTTTGCTATTTGGTCTCTTGTGCCTCTGCCTTCCACAAAACCGGCCTGCTCTGGGGGAATCTCACGACGCATGTGCTGTTTGATCCTCTCAACCGTAATGTACAGCATGATCTTACTTGCATGGGAGATTAGAGAGATGGTCCTGATGTTTTGCATTCTCTTGTTTCGCCCTTTTTGGGGAGTGGTAGGAATATTTATCTGGTCCAGTCTATCGGCCAGCTCTTGTCTTTCCATAGAAGATTGCATAATTTGTGCATCACATCCACTCCTTCATCTCCGGTTTCTTTGATCAACTCAGCTAGGATATCATCATATCCTGGTGCTTTACCTGTCCTCATTTTCATCATTGCCATCACCACTTCTGATCTCAGTATGTCAGGTTCATTTTCATCAACCTCAATTGGTTCTGTTGCACCTCCTAAACCATCTTTACTTGCATACAGCCCTTGGCAGTACTGTTGCCACCTCTGTTTGATTTGATCACTATCAGTTAGAATTTCACCATCTTCATCTTTGACTACATCCAGCTTTGGTGTTTTCTTCCCTGTGATTTCTTTCACTGCTCTAAAGAGATCCCTGGAGTGGTTGGTAAAAGAATGTCATTCAACCTCTTTGCATTTCCTTTCAAGAAAATCCTGTTTATCTTGTCTGGTTCTGCGTTGAATTCTCCTGCTTAGGTCTTTATACTGCCTTTTGTCCTTCTCCGTTAGTATGCCTCTTACTTTCACCTGTCGTCTTTCGTCTGCCATTGTACCCACTTCCTCTGATATCCATGGCGATCGGGTTTTCTTTGGTTTCGGCAAGTTGTTCTGTGCTAGCTGCTGTAGAGATTGCCTTCTTGGTTTGTTCCCATAATTCATTAGGTGTCCACTCTTCTTCCTGTTCAAGGAGTATCTGAAAAGAGTTCCTGACTTCCACTCGGTACTGTTCATTAATACGATTAACATCATATCTACGTGGAGGAGTGTCCCGTTTGACTGACTTAAGCTTTGATCGAATTTCAACAACCAGAAGCTGGTGATCTGAGCCACAATCTGCTCCTGGGTATGTTTTTGCTACCTTCACACTCGACCTCCATCTTCGTTTGATTAAGATGTAATCTATCTGATATCTGGTCCTCCCATCTGGAGATATCCAGGTGTAAAGCCGTCTAGGATGCTGTTGGAATAGCGTATTTGTTATGATCAGCTCATTTTCGTTGCAGAAATCAGCTAGTCTTTCCCCTCTCTCATTAGCTTTGCCCAGTCCAAACTTTCCAACGGCATTATTGTTAACCACGTTATACgtcgtttatttacatcaaaatattaggcAGGTACATCCCGGAAAAAACTACTGCAATTTCCTACCAGAACCAAACTTGGCACATATATGTTACTTGGtataatacaaacaaaataagcCCTGGGGCCACCtcgattttttaaaatcaaagatGGCGCCCACAATTACCAagtgtaaccaattctttgttcCTTTTAGAGCTCCTTGGCCATTAACTGATTACAGCCCGCCGTTAACTACCCCCAAATCTGTTTTATTGGAGTGAAACTACTTGCATGTTTTTCGTTCATGATTGAATTTTTGACCAAATGCTTCGATTTGGTCTACTTTAAAATAAATATCTTTCTTAAGGTATGGGGCCCGGGGTATGGGGGTTAATAGATTGACTCGTTGAGGCAGACCTTTCGAATGACCATGTGATATATTTTGTTTTACCAGACATCACGGATACCAGAATCATGGGAGTGTTTCATATGGAAAACAATTCGTGGGGATTATTTTCAAGCCGTCACACGTAACATTACCGACACGCACTTTGACGGGGTTCCTGTGCGAATCTACCAGCCATTGTATAAACCTCAGAGCTCCTTACCAGCCATAGTGTATTTCCACGGAGGGGGCTGGGTTAGATGGGATGTAGGTAAGTACAGGTGTAGGCTTGTTTGAAACTACAATAGGATACTGGGTCCGAAAGGGGCTATGACATATTGAGATATTAATGGGAATTGAAAACATCTCGTAACACCAAAATCAGTATTATTTATGTGAACATAATAATTATGGTCATGTTGTAATCAATTAATATTGGAAATACAGTTGGTATGAAGCAACGGCATACAGAGCAATATAATATGTGGGTGCGCGGCAATTATATGAAGCAATAACAGGGTATAGGCCTAGCagtatatagaccacttggcatgtgacgtcattgcccggcagtatgcgcgcattagtgagggggctggcattttcttcggaaggggggggtcccaaatatgtcggtgaccggagtcaatttttttatgacccccctatcgcgggcaaaaaaattttacgaccccccctatcgcgggtcgaaaattttatgacccccccccccttccaactacacagactcaagaaaaattattcattgccggaactaaggcgcggagcgcgtcaaaacttaaaagtgaagaaagtgtgtggagcgcggtaaAATTGTTATtgcaagtgtaaagaaggcgcgcggagcgtgtaaaaattgtgcatagattgtacgcacatttcgacttaataattctataaccccctattttgggtgttaaaaaattataacccccccccctcttttttgttaaaaaattctatgaccccccatatctttgggacccccccttccgaagaaaatgccaccccccttatgacaatttacattgttctttgccctgcagtgtgtgtacgcatcgtagtctgctattaagggcatgtgcattttaaatcgcccgccacatttcatacaatacaagaaagccattgaacagtgtagcggctcgttcgagcatatcgatagacgggtccctcgcctttgttgataaacagtgatgtcaagtggtctatagcatTCTTAAatacttgagaacgttcctgcaatcttattggttcttacccgtgtgatatgacacgatatcacaagGGTCAGCgagtgtgcatcaacgcgatacacatactcgctatttgaaccaatcagaggtgtatagcaacaacgggactgatcgattttaagccctaggtagttccttttaaaatttaggatttaatttgattaaaatttgtaatactaggatttaatttgattaaaatttgtaatacttatgatatttctatttgaattgaagtgtttaagaatgagaataaaggtattgtttttagctgctgtcgtgcatcgggcgacatcattatttttggcgtaaaacaactcggcttcgcctcgttgttttacttaaaataatgatgtcgcccgtgttatatgagacgatagatgcactccagtggctaaaaccaataccttttctctaaatataattatctTTCATTTTACAATAAATTAAATTTTCTTTTCAGATTTCTTTCACGGGCAACTTAAAAGTTTTTCCACACAGATAGATCAGGTTGTCCTTATATCTGTCGAGTAAGTAACCTTTTTCCACTTCTACTTTTGACTTTAGGGGAGGGTGAGGTTTGAAAGCATTTCTTGAAgtctagtgaatccagcaccttttggcgacaaatgaAGTTTATGGTAGGTACAAGTGCCGTTGCcaaattgaagctaaaattgtGAAGGGGGCCTTTGGTGCAAATGTAGAACAAATTCGGACGAAGAGGCTAAATTGCCAAATAGAGTGACCTATATCATTGTATATCATGTGTCAAAATTCCACACGCCAGAAGCGCGTGTACTTTTAGAATGTTACACGAACGATAGCAAAAGTACACGCCATTGGCGTGCGGGCGTGTGTAAAAGTCGAGCCCTGCTGTAATTTCAAATTACTGGTACtttgtatctgtatctgtatgaATTGCATTTCAGATATCGCAGAGCACCAGAACACAAATTTCCAGCTGCTATAGACGACTGTACTGACGCAACTTTATACTTCATTCGTCATGCCAAAGACCACCACGTTGATTCAAATCGTATCGCGGTAATGGGTGACAGTGCAGGAGGAAACTTAGCTGCCGCTGTGTCGCAAAGACTaacctttgatgcaaaatataaAGACGTACCTAAACTGAAACTACAAGGTTTGATCTACCCTTGTTTACAAGCTTTTGACTTCAATTTGCCATCGTATCAGCAGCATGGGCATCATGTAGCGGTTCCTCTTACGAAAAGTAAAATGACATGGTATTGGTCTCTTTACCTCCAAGGAAATGACGAACTGGTGAAATATTTCGCCACAAATAATCACACTTCATCAACAGCTAAGAAGTCTTGTATTGCCGAGTTAGTATCACATGATCACATTCCAAACAAATTTAAATATGGCGAATACGTACCTCCAGAATCTAACGACTTTGGTGAAGAAGATGTATTTGAATCCATCAAGAAAACGTTGTTAAATCCCGACTTTGCACCACTTATGAGAACAGACTTACGCGGCTTACCAGAAGCGTACATTTTGATCAGTGAATTTGACGTGTTAAGAGACGATGGGATCTTGTATGGCCACAGACTGGAAGAAGCTGGGGTTAAAGTCACCCAAAAACACTACGATACCGGGGTTCATGGCATGATGGCTCACTCTGGGTACTCTAGTGCTTTCAACTTGTATCAAATGGAAGTTGCAGTTGAGGCTAGAAATGATCTGGTGAATTTTGTTCGAAAACATCTATaaagcggttctcgggttgctaTGTTTTCTGCATATgtggttggtgtgtaaggttgttgggtgatgtgGTAGTGGGTGAAAACCTCGCGTTGTCTCGTGTTGGAGTTTATGTGACTTTCTTTAAAGAACCCTGTATATACATGGTATGGTCGCAGTCAGGATGGTATGAAGAAGGAAATGGATATGGAAATGTATAAGGAAACCGATGCATGACATtatgttttattacatttttgttAATGGGGAACAGTGAGTAGTAAAtgtggtatataggcctattataaattatTAGGTGATGCGTACTTTGTTAGGTGAATTCATTGTCATGGTTTTAAGAGATTCAAggcaagtaggcctaggcctaaataaaGAAAACTATAATGGTATTGTTAAAAATAGTAATCGAAGCTGCTGGTCCAAAAGCAGCAAAATCAATTCTgagttttctctctctttttAATTTCCAATTTGCTTGAGTAGTTGAGTCCTCATTTCTCATATATATATTTCTCTCGGGCTGATCTTGGGTATTAATAGAGGCAGCGCTACTGTCGCCTGTGCATAGGCCTCCCTCTTCTTCTAGTATAGATAAAATCCAAAAAGGTTATATAAATATcagttataaaacatttttaacactttttaaaaACTTACACACAACAGAAAAGGCCACAACACATAATCAGTCATTGATTGATTACTCAACtattttatttaccatgaaaactataaacaaaaaatatgataaataagcagccactaatataaaagaaactattcatatctcactactcttgaaataaaaattcataacAACTACATTATTGTGTTTTTGGTCATTGTCTGGTAAGTGGAAGAACTTTAACCACAAAtgatcacgtgacatttgtggcaccacacaatggtcctagtgctcaactatggtcaacatgacaaaaagcatatggctacgatagccgatttaaggtatttggttacatgccggaaatgaccctaaatgacctttgaccccaattctgtgtacaacttttagacactagacgatgcatgtgtgccagtgatgtcacggtgctatgtaatatggggaATGAGTAGCATTTTATGTGAAAAACACGTTTTGTGctataatgaccttgacatgacatttgcgccagacattttcacatgacatttgtggcacccctcAAAGGCCTCAATGGTCATAATAaccaaatttcgtcaaaattgacaaacgcatatggctacgatggctcattatacgattggtagaagaaagaaagaaagaatcagaaAATAGACCCTTTTGccaaatgccatttggctaaGGTAATTATATTTGGTGATTATCATCATAACTAAAATCATCTTCTGAAAGATAATTGTTTAGgccagatttttttctttctttttccaaaTTTCGGACCTAAAAAGTGacagatttctttctttttttccacaaagttattttgaagaaaaaaagataACAAACTTCCTAGTGATTAAGTGGAATGAGTCGTATGTCGGGAGTATTGAGTTCTAGATACATCCAATTATTGTATGTAATTCCTTTTGATTGTTATCTAATTGTTTTCATCTGGACAAAAATGTACTTATCTACATAAGTCTGATTTTGATGGGCTTTCAGCAGAACAAAGCTCTTTGATTGCTTAAccaataaaaatacaaataaaagatGTGACTCATTTCGTTTTATTTGATCACTTCACAattatacaattgaatacctgagtggaagaaggccccaactccatcaaaactgtttttgagatattaagaaaaaactgaatatttggaaaagttttatagacagaatgttttcattttcaggggacctttaatacatgaacatacagtattacatacattcgaaatcatGTATGATGTTTCCACGGCATCGGTACAGGTCtaaatacgagctggagttgggcccttcttccactaatcatgctaatatactgcaagtgccgctccgtaagcagatgtgttataaaaagctacagaaattaggaaagtatccattaattgcacaagtagaagcatataatatgttagcaagaaagtttattgtagtgaaaagcaaatttcatggatgaacaaaattcctctttaacccaatatttgtggaagaagggcccaactccatggagttgggcctttcttccatgaaaaccaggattaagtgtatgtggaagactatttggaaagtggattttggctcatctttcactcacaaggaagaacagtctgctgacaataaaatgctgggtctaactcatttttgtaaaaaattggagttgggcccttcttccactcaggtattcaattgtcttaGATGATTTTCAGCATCTTTTAAACAAATATGACTTATATAtacagtttgaaataaaaaagccaaaaaacagtttttggtgaacaattgaaaatgaaccatttgtttgcaaattttgatCCCATAAATGGATCTTTGACCCATATTGAATACTTAACTCATACCCTTTCcaataatgtatacttttataacaTAAGTTGATAAGTATTTCAAGTAATAAAACAATTATTGCTCGCCCCAAAAAAACTGTACACTGATTCTGGTTTAATCATTTAATTTCACCAGAAAAAAGTTTTCAAAGACTGCAATTGACTCATCTGCATCGAATATAGGGTACTAAACGCAACATTTGGACATCATCCTGAATGCATGACTTTTCTTGAGATTTTCCTTAAGTATAAATTTTGTATATGAATTTGAGGTAGTTGCATGTTTTCCTTAAAGGAAATTAGAAAATAGTTCTGGAATTATGAATTAATAAGAAAAGactattcagttgaaaatcatgGTGAAATATTATCGTAATATTACTCACACTgaaccaattttcaaaatgtttaaggtattaaatatttttgatatgttcAATAAGGAAGTTGCTATATTTATGTTTAAGAaggctataataacaaaatgttacCTAGATCTTTTGAAAATTTCTTCCAGACTCACAAAGAAAATCATAACTATAATACACGGAATAGGAATGATTATAAAATACCTATCCACAAAATCAACAGTATTTTAACGGTTGGACCAAAAGTTTGGAATGCAttgccaaaaaatgttaaaatgtcagcAACCTTAGGCCATTTTAAGTCAAACTTGAAAtctgtttttgatatttacaagTAGAATTATGTTTATTCATTGATATGGTAAGCAAAGTCAACCTATATGGCCACGATGCCTAGCGGGCTAATAGACGAATCCagtttcacgcattcctacacctcaatggcagccaaggctgggtccccgtcggctccatctcacctaaaatgtgaactgatgcggccttggagggtattttaaactgcattctatcacccgtgttacacgcaaAAGAATGTTGATAGttaacaacacaaaagaatctaacatcgaattttaagcggctttaatccacccatttGGGCAggcacaacacctgtttggtgctgcggggacccaataatcatgatattatggccgaccaaatcctgaccatgacttggctcgttggattcgtctatagccacAATCTCGGCATTTATTGTTGTGGGTCTTTACTTCGCAACACTGCCAGTGCCAGAGAAACTTCAGAATCCATGGACACTACGTAGTATGGCGGCTGTCAACTTTTTTGTAAGTGCAGTAAAATGGTGGTCAGAACATTATAGCCATGAAAGCCCATGATATAACCCATAGAGCTCCATATTACTAAAAATATATGGAGCAACAACAATAGGCTGGACAGCAATGAAAACAGTGTTTTaacattaaataggcctacttgttgttTTTCAATCCTCGGGTAGGTGAGTGTGGGTAAGGGACGGACCATTTGTTAtcaggggggctgggtagttggggtcgtgacaatTTGTTATTGGCATTCATTATCCATAGCACAAGGAAACATTAATAAGAAACCCATTTGGTCGTCTCGTCGTCTGAGAATTATATCACTTCATTTATCATATCATTTTTTCCTGATGACATTCAATAAAACATGAACACTTAGTAGAAAGAACGTAATTCTTTAATTGGGCGTGTTGTTAAATAATGCAGTTTCAAGCAAATCAGGTAAGTCATAAAATTCAACTTTCAAACGACAGTACATGTTGTTGTTTGGTCACAGAACAAGATCACTTGTGCTCTACGAATTGTTTGCACtattttaagggctctggtagcaacgtttgcaggggcgtagcaagtggggggacagggtggacgaagtccatgggccccgagggtttaggggccccgagcacaaaggcaaaaattaaataagggctgataatggagagcagggccggatttaccattgggccagggcCCCCAAAACTTGGGGGCCCCAATAttaccctatgcatctttcttttaaccccaataacagcatgctTTTTGGCCAAAagagggcaaaattgtaaaattttccgcgcttcgcgggCATTCACACAGCAagattcatgttgatctggggctaaaacaGTCTGAAGTTTAAttttttcgcgtgctttgcgcgcaaatgtcctagtaacatcgaAACAAAATACCTCTATATTATACGGAAACCTAAACTTgaccactgacttgagtgcacatgccttcctcggcacgtgagttcggggtcTCCAAATTTTGTTCTGGCCCAG carries:
- the LOC140166696 gene encoding neutral cholesterol ester hydrolase 1-like produces the protein MASGQTIAIILAFIGVGLYFTTLPVPEKLQNPWTLRGMAAVNFIKLPLIIAIILAFIGVGLYFATLPVPEKLQNPWTLRGMAAVNFLTSRIPESWECFIWKTIRGDYFQAVTRNITDTHFDGVPVRIYQPLYKPQSSLPAIVYFHGGGWVRWDVDFFHGQLKSFSTQIDQVVLISVEYRRAPEHKFPAAIDDCTDATLYFIRHAKDHHVDSNRIAVMGDSAGGNLAAAVSQRLTFDAKYKDVPKLKLQGLIYPCLQAFDFNLPSYQQHGHHVAVPLTKSKMTWYWSLYLQGNDELVKYFATNNHTSSTAKKSCIAELVSHDHIPNKFKYGEYVPPESNDFGEEDVFESIKKTLLNPDFAPLMRTDLRGLPEAYILISEFDVLRDDGILYGHRLEEAGVKVTQKHYDTGVHGMMAHSGYSSAFNLYQMEVAVEARNDLVNFVRKHL